The Planctomycetia bacterium nucleotide sequence CGGGAGATGCCACAAAGCCGCTGGCACCGGGCAGTCGTTGGCGTTCCAACTCCTCGCCGGTCGCCGCGTCGTAGCAATGTACGATGGCGCTCTGTTCCAGGACGTAAAGGCGACTATCCAGCAGCAGCGGCGACGCCATATGCGACGCGCTGAGCTTGGCGCTCCAGGCCACGAACTCGCTCGAATCTTCCTTGCGCGTGAGGGAGATATCTCCCTTCGCGCCGGCTCGAATGGCGTGAATGCGCCCGCGGACGCCCATCAGCCGGTCGGCCGAATCGACGTACAGTAATTCCTCGCTGCCGACGGGCGTGATCGAAGTCCGTCCCTGGCCTTTCATTTCCCACAGCAGTTCGCCGGTGAGCGGATCGTACGACCGCATCATGCCGCCGCCGGCAGTGACCAGTTCCGAGCGCACCCGGTTCTTCCAAAGATACGGCGTCGACCAATTCGATTTTTCATCGCGGGCGACGCGCCACAGTTCGTCACCCGTGCGCTTGTCGAGCGCGGCAAGAAACGATTCCTGATCGTTGTCGCAGAGTACGAACAAGCGATCTTCCCACAGCAGCGGCGAGCCGCCGGTGCCCCAGCCGAACTGCGTGGGATAGGCCGCGAGCTCTTGGTTCCACAGCGGCTTGCCGTCCAAGTTGTAGCAATAGACGCCTGTCATGCCGAACAACGCGATCACGCGCTCGCCATCGGTCACCGGCGTTTCCGAGGCGTAAGTGTTGTTCGGATGAATGTGAATCGTCGGCCGCCCCTCGCGCGCGGTTTGCGTCCACGTAACTTCGCCGGTGTTCGCTTCCAGACAAAGGACTTGCCAACGATAGAGCGCGTCGGGCGGCTCCAGATCGAACAAACCGCCGGCGCTTTTGCTGGCGTCCCCGCCGCCGAAGTTGAAGCCGCTGATGCCCGGCCCATTCTTGTCAGGGCTGGGCTTGTCTTGTGCGTCGGAGACCGCCGTCGTAAGAAAAACACGATTGCCCGCGACGATCGGCTGCGACCAGCCCACACCGGGGATCTTCGCTTTCCATTTCAAGCGTTGCTCGGGCCCCCATTCCAATGGCGGCGTGGCGCTCTCCGCCACGCCATTGCCATGCGGACCCCGGAACTGTGTCCAGTCTTGTGCAGTGCCATAACTACTCATGCACACCGCCAAAGCGATAGCAAGAGTACCGGCTCGCGATCGAACTTCGTTACATCGCAAAATCCGCCACCGGAAGTTCGCGCCAGAAGCGGCAGTCATAGGGGTTCCACGCGTCGCGCTGAGGAGGTTTCCATTGCCATTTCGCGGGCAGTCGGGAGGTTTGCACCCGATCCAACACGGGAAGTGCAATTGCCATGACCACCAACATGGCAGCGGCCAGCGTGATCAGTTCGCTGGCGGCCGCCCAGCGCATTGTAGCTTCTCTGCTCATCAAGTGCCTCCTCTCTGTCACCGCCCAGGGATGATACCTCGTCTCGAATCAGAAGTTTCCGCAGGCGGGGAATTCTTATGGAACAAATATTTTTTCGCTGCCTGGCGAAACCCGCGGCGAACGCGGGGGTTTCTTCTCTCCGGCGACGCGAATCTCTGGCACGCTCGCCGCGGCGAATAAAGCTCCAAGTTGCCTGCACTACGCGGCTACGCCCGTTTTGCAATACGAACGCGCATCGATGCGCAATCTTCGCGCTCGCTGTGCGCGCCAAACCCACAAAACGACGGAAGGAATCTGCCAATGTTCACGAATCACAGCGAATGCAGAAACCATGCCAGCCCGCAGCGCGAGCGAGGGAGAGTAGGCCGTCCATTTAAGTCAGACGATCCACTTGAATGCGAAGTCAACTCTCCCTCGCTGGCGCGTCGGGCTAGTAGCTCGACGCTAGCATCCTCGCAGCGCGGATTCACACTCGTCGAGCTCTTGGTCGTGATCGCCGTGATCGGCATCTTGCTAGCGCTGCTGTTGCCGGCGCTCGGCATGGTGCGCGAGTCCGCGCGGCGCAGTCAGTGCCAATCGCAGTTGCATCAGATTGGCTTGGCGCTCGACATGTATCTGGAGAATCAAGGGCGCGTTGGGCGCTTTCCGCACGCGGCGCAACTGCCCTCGGTGACACCGCAATGGCCGTCGATCACCGCCGTGTTGGGGCCGCACATCGAAAAGAACGATGCCGTCTTCGCCTGCCCGGACGATCCCAAATACTTTCCGACCGAGCGCGTGAGCTACGAATATCCGATTCGTCGCCTGGCTGGCAAAACGCGCGATCAAGTCCGCAAACGCCGCACCGGCGCATTGCGCCCGTCGAGCGAAATCATCCTGATGTACGATTACGAAGCGGTGCATGGCGAACGAGGCACAGTCGGCTCCCGCAACGCGATCTTCCTCGACGGCCACGTCGAGCGCTATTAGTTCATTCATGTACCATTCATCGAAGGAGGCGCACGATGCGTCGTTGGTTCATTGCGATTACCTTGCTGTTAGTCTTGGGCGGCGCCTGGTATTGGTTCCGTGTTGACCCGGAGTTGGCCAAAGCCCGCGCGCTGCAATCACAACTCGCGGCGCTGGGCGAAAACGCCAGTTGGGACGAACGGCGTGTGTTGATGGAGCAAATGCGCGGACAGATGGAGCAACTCACCGACGAGCAGCGCCGCGAGTTGTTCCAGAACATGCGGGCGCCGTTCCAGGAACGGATGCGCGCCGCGGTCGACGGTTACTTCGCCGTTCCCGACGCGCAACGCCGCGCCTATCTCGATCAGCAAATCCGCGAAATGGAAAAACGCCGCGCGGAAATGCAACAGCGCTTCGCCCAACGCCCCCCCAGCGGCGAAAATCGCGGCCCCAACGGCGGCGGATTCCCCGGCGGCGGTGGACGCGGAGGCCCACCGAGTGGCGATACCCGTGACGGCGGACGCGGTGGCGCGGGCGGTGGTCCTGGCGGCGGGCGCGAACGAGCGATGCTCGATCACTCTACGCCGACGGAGCGTGCGCGATCAACAGAGTATTTCTCAGCGATGGAAAAACGCCGCAAGGAATTGGGCCTGCCGGAGGCGCCATTTGGGCGACGCTAAGTATGACCGCCTACCGACGCAGCGATTCCGCCGGCTGCAAGTGCGGGCGCGGCATGTCGACCGTGGTTTCCACCAACGCCTTGCTGACGGGCGGCGTCGCGGGCGGCTCGTCGGGGCTCCAGAGTAGTTGCGACAGCTTTTCTTTCGTGTCCATGGCCAAGCTGAACAAGGTTGGTACGAGGACCAGCGTGAAGATCGTCGAGACCAGCAGGCCGCCAAGCAACACGCTGCCGAGGCCACGGTAAAGTTCGCTGCCCGAACCTGGCGAAATCACCAGCGGCAGCAAGCCGAACAAACCGATCAACGCGGTCATAAAGATCGGTCGGATGCGGGTTCGCACGCTTTCCAAGATGGCACGGTGCGTGGCCATCTTTTCATCACGAATATGTACGAGCGCCTGTTCGACGATCAAGATCGGGTTGTTCACCACGGTGCCGACGAGGATGATGAAGCCGAGCATCGTCATCACGTCGAGCGCCTGGTAGTGCACCAGGTTCATCAACTTGAGACCGGCGAATCCGCCCACGGCCCCCAACGGCACGCTGAGAATGATCACGAGCGGGTACAACCAGGACTCGAACAGCGCGGCCATCAAGAGGTACGTGATAATCACTGCCAAGGCGAGGTTCCAGCCGAGTACTTTCCACGTTTGAGTCAACTTGTCGGCGGTGCCGGAGAGGACCATCTGGTAGCCCCCTTCGAGTTGCCCCGAGGCTTCCAACGGTGCGATGATCTGCTCTTTGATGAGCGTCATCGCATTTTCCAGCGGCATCTCTTCCGGCGGCAGGACCGAAATCGTGATCACGCGCATGCGGCGCACATGATTGATTTGCTCGGGCGCGCTCCCGTACTTGACGTCGGCCACGGCGGCCAACGAAATGAGTTGCCCGCCGGGCGTCGCCAGCGAAAGCGCCTCCAAGTCCTGCGTGCGCGAGGCGAACTGGTCGCCTCCCTTGATCGTGAGATCGATTTTGTCGCCGTCGATGAAGAAATCGCCGGCATAGGCGCCGTCGACCAGGGCGTCTACGGTGTAGCCCATGTCCTCGGCGCTGATACCCATGTCGGCGGCCTGCTGCCACTTGGGCACGACGTGCATTTCAGGGCTGGAAAGATCCAGACTCGGATTCGGGCGCCCTTGGCCGACTTTGACTTCGCCGTCGACGTCGACCTTGATCAATTCGGCAATCTTGCCCATCACCTGGCCGCCGAGCGATGACAGCCGACGGACGTCAGGGCCGATAATCTCGACGTCGATCGATCGCCCGCCGGACAATCCTCGCTCGAACAAGCTGCGCTTGTTGGCCACGGCCAACACGGCCGGCATGCCTTGGATGTTCTTCTTAAGCAGCTCGGTGGCTTCGTCGATCCGCGCGGGGTCGGCGGCGCGCAGGCCCATGAAGATGCTGCGACCGCGGGCGACGAAGAAGTAGTCGGCGATCGGCGGTCCGTCGAGGCCCTCCGCTTCCGGGCTGCCGACCTCGCAATTCCAATACGGCTCCAGGCGGCGTTCAACTTCCTCGCCCATGGCGAGCATGTGATTGAGGTTGAGACCTGGCGGCGGGATCAAGTTGGCGATCGCCAGATTGCGATTGCCGGTCGGCAGATACTCGCGATCGGGCAACATCAGGTAACTGCCGCCGATCGAGAGGCCAATCAGTAGGCAGATCACGACCAGGCGTCGCCACACGCCTTGCAACAGGTAAGTGTTGATCGCCACGACCGTGTTGACGAATCCGCGTCCGAACCAATCGAGCGGCGCGAGCAGGTAGTTCGCAAAGTTCTCGAAGCGATGCGTGGCGTGGCGTCCGGCACGGCGCAGTTCATCCCGGGAGAAGCGATGCTTGCCGTTGCGTTGATGCGCGGTTTCCAACTGGACGTCGAGTTCGAGTTTCCTATCCAGCGTCTTGAGCATCTTGCCGGCGGCCGTGGGAACAACGACCAGCGCCACGAGCAGTGAACAAACAAGCGCGCTGCTGGCGGCCAAGGCGATATCGCGAAACAATTGGCCGGCCTGATCGTGAACGAACAGCACCGGTACGAATACGGCGAGGTTGGCCAGCGTGGACGCCAACACCGCACCCCACACTTCTTGCGTGCCGCGCACCGTGGCCGAAATCGTGTCATCTCCGTCTTGGCGATGCCGATAGATGTTTTCCAGCACCACGATGAAGTTATCGACGAGCATGCCGACGGCGAACGCGATGCCGGCGAGGCTCAGGACGTTCAGAGATCGACCGAGCAGGTTCATGATCAGGAACATGCCCATGATGCTGACGAAGATCGACAGGAAGATGATCACCGTCGAGCGCAGGCTGCGGAGAAACACCAACAGGCAGATGAAAGTGAGCGCGGCGCCTTCGACGATGTTTTCGTTAACCAGGTCGATCGAGGAGTAAATATAGTCCGTTTCGTCGTAAACCTGGCGCAGAACCAGGCCGCGCTGTTTGAGGACGCCGTCGTTTAATTCCGCGGTGGCCGCGCGGAGGCCGGCCATCACATCCAGCACGTTCGCCCCGGTCTTGCGCGCGGCGTTGATGCCGACGACCGACTGTTCGTAACGGCGCATGAAGCCGTCGGGCTTCTTGTAGTCCAAGCGGACCGTGCCGACGTCGCGCACGTAGACGGGAATGCCGTCGCGCCGGGCGATGATCACGCCTTCGACTTCATCGGTCGTGCGGAACTGCCCGAGCGTGCGAACGACGTAACGCCGTTTGCCTTCCCAGAAATCGCCGCCGGACGTGTCTTTGTTCTGAGCGCGGAGCGCCTGTCGGACGTTGGAGATGGTCAGTTGCCGCGCGGCGAGCTTTTCCGGATCGACGACGACCTGAATCTCTTCTTCTTTACCGCCCATGACCATCGAATCGGACACGCCGTCGACGTTTTCGAAGCGGGCTTCGATGAAGTTGCGGGCAAAGCGCCGTTGCGTGGTGATATCCAACGGCGGCGGCAGCAGCACCTGCATTTCCGGATGCTTTTCCGCCATCGTCCGCATCCGGTACATTAGCAGGCCGATGTCCTTGGTGCGGAGGATCTGCTCCAGCCCCTGGTCCATCAGTTTCGGATGTTTTTCCGCAAACGCTTCCAGTTCCTTATGTTCCACGGGGCGCTGGCTGAGGATAAACCAGGCGATGAAGCGATCCGAGCCGTTCGAGGTGGTGATGACCGGCTTGTCGACGTTCTCCGGATATTGCCGGACCTGCTGCAAGCGCGTATTCGCCATCAGCAGTGCTTCGCGCATGTCGGCGTCGGGCGTGAACTCAAGCCGGATGCGGCCGCGCGAATCGGTCGATTCCGACGTCATCTTGTACAGCCCCTCCACGCTCTGGAGCTGCTCTTCCTGCGGCTGAATGATCTCGCTTTCGATCTCTTCAGGGCTGGCGCCTGGCCACACGGTCTCGATGGAAAGTTCGGGGACTTCCACATCCGGCGTGAGCTGCATCGGCATCGCCCGGCGGGCGATTTCGCCGAACATAATAATCAGAATCACGATGACGGTGACTTTGACCGGGTTCTGAACGAACGATTTGATCAAGGACATGATCGGATTTCCGTGGGCGGGAACGCATGCCGCAAGAGCGGTACGTCAAAGGAAATTCGCAAGGCAAGCCAAACTGCTTTCACGACCTACTTCTTCACCGCTTTCACTTCTCCATCGACCAGCACTTCCTGCATGGGTCGCAGCCGTTCATTCCCTTCGATAATCACCGTGTCGCCGGGCTTAACGGCGCCGATCACTTGAATGGTCGCATCCGACGCGATGCCCAACTGCACGGGCACCGGCCGCGCCTTGGCCATCTTGTTGGATGCATCCGCGCGATCAACGAGCCACACGACCGGCGTCGGGCCTCCGAGTACGACCGCGTCTTTCGGAACGAGCGTGGCCATTTCCGGTTTGCCGACCGGCAATGTCGCGCGGGCGAACATGCCTGGCATCAGCAGCGGGGCGCCGTCGACGAAAGTGTTTTCGACGCGGATCTTCACCGGAAAACTTCGCGAACGGAGGTCCGCTTGCGGGACGATGACCGCGACGTCGCCCGTAAAGGCATGTGTGGGGAGCGCCGTCACCTCGACGCGTGCATCGGAGCCGACGCGCAGGTTTTCGAGGTACTGTTCCAGCACCATAGCTTCGATATCCACGTGGTGAATCTCCACGACGTCGACGATCGGGCCGGCTTGTTGAACCCATTGCCCGACTTCGATCGATTCCGTGATCACGTAGCCATCGAAGGGCGCGCGGATCGTGTGTTTTTCCAGTCGATCGGCGATGAGGTTCGCTTGCTCGACGGCCACCGCGAGCTGCGCTTCGGCCTGGGCAAGCTGCTCCGCGCGCGGGCCAGCGACGGCCAAATCATGCGCGGCTTTCGCTTCCAACAAGGCCTGCGAGGCCTGTTCCGTCAGCGACGTGGCGTCCTGCAGCTCGGCTAAGCTGACCGCGCGGCGCTCGGTATAAAGTTGCTCGATCCGCTCCAGATTGTTGTGAGCGTAGGCGTTGCGGGCCTCGGCGCTCGCCATCCGTGCCCGCGCTTGTTCGATTTCTTCCGGACGTAATCCGTGTTGCAACTCCTCGAGTTCCGCCTGCCGGAGTCGCACTTGAGCTTGAGCGCCGGCAAGTTCGATTTCCAGCGTGCCGGTGCGCAATTGAGCGAGCGGCTGATCTTTCTTGACCGCGTCGCCCGCGTTGACCAT carries:
- a CDS encoding efflux RND transporter permease subunit, which codes for MSLIKSFVQNPVKVTVIVILIIMFGEIARRAMPMQLTPDVEVPELSIETVWPGASPEEIESEIIQPQEEQLQSVEGLYKMTSESTDSRGRIRLEFTPDADMREALLMANTRLQQVRQYPENVDKPVITTSNGSDRFIAWFILSQRPVEHKELEAFAEKHPKLMDQGLEQILRTKDIGLLMYRMRTMAEKHPEMQVLLPPPLDITTQRRFARNFIEARFENVDGVSDSMVMGGKEEEIQVVVDPEKLAARQLTISNVRQALRAQNKDTSGGDFWEGKRRYVVRTLGQFRTTDEVEGVIIARRDGIPVYVRDVGTVRLDYKKPDGFMRRYEQSVVGINAARKTGANVLDVMAGLRAATAELNDGVLKQRGLVLRQVYDETDYIYSSIDLVNENIVEGAALTFICLLVFLRSLRSTVIIFLSIFVSIMGMFLIMNLLGRSLNVLSLAGIAFAVGMLVDNFIVVLENIYRHRQDGDDTISATVRGTQEVWGAVLASTLANLAVFVPVLFVHDQAGQLFRDIALAASSALVCSLLVALVVVPTAAGKMLKTLDRKLELDVQLETAHQRNGKHRFSRDELRRAGRHATHRFENFANYLLAPLDWFGRGFVNTVVAINTYLLQGVWRRLVVICLLIGLSIGGSYLMLPDREYLPTGNRNLAIANLIPPPGLNLNHMLAMGEEVERRLEPYWNCEVGSPEAEGLDGPPIADYFFVARGRSIFMGLRAADPARIDEATELLKKNIQGMPAVLAVANKRSLFERGLSGGRSIDVEIIGPDVRRLSSLGGQVMGKIAELIKVDVDGEVKVGQGRPNPSLDLSSPEMHVVPKWQQAADMGISAEDMGYTVDALVDGAYAGDFFIDGDKIDLTIKGGDQFASRTQDLEALSLATPGGQLISLAAVADVKYGSAPEQINHVRRMRVITISVLPPEEMPLENAMTLIKEQIIAPLEASGQLEGGYQMVLSGTADKLTQTWKVLGWNLALAVIITYLLMAALFESWLYPLVIILSVPLGAVGGFAGLKLMNLVHYQALDVMTMLGFIILVGTVVNNPILIVEQALVHIRDEKMATHRAILESVRTRIRPIFMTALIGLFGLLPLVISPGSGSELYRGLGSVLLGGLLVSTIFTLVLVPTLFSLAMDTKEKLSQLLWSPDEPPATPPVSKALVETTVDMPRPHLQPAESLRR
- a CDS encoding efflux RND transporter periplasmic adaptor subunit, whose amino-acid sequence is MKFLLPRLVRRLAPARAPKAAVLRPPSRPRRLPSGFGSLAVFLSMCLPALAQAPPANVKVTPVIEQEVTAGQTFVGTVMPLRKSTVGSAVDGRVIEFMVNAGDAVKKDQPLAQLRTGTLEIELAGAQAQVRLRQAELEELQHGLRPEEIEQARARMASAEARNAYAHNNLERIEQLYTERRAVSLAELQDATSLTEQASQALLEAKAAHDLAVAGPRAEQLAQAEAQLAVAVEQANLIADRLEKHTIRAPFDGYVITESIEVGQWVQQAGPIVDVVEIHHVDIEAMVLEQYLENLRVGSDARVEVTALPTHAFTGDVAVIVPQADLRSRSFPVKIRVENTFVDGAPLLMPGMFARATLPVGKPEMATLVPKDAVVLGGPTPVVWLVDRADASNKMAKARPVPVQLGIASDATIQVIGAVKPGDTVIIEGNERLRPMQEVLVDGEVKAVKK
- a CDS encoding DUF1559 domain-containing protein; amino-acid sequence: MFTNHSECRNHASPQRERGRVGRPFKSDDPLECEVNSPSLARRASSSTLASSQRGFTLVELLVVIAVIGILLALLLPALGMVRESARRSQCQSQLHQIGLALDMYLENQGRVGRFPHAAQLPSVTPQWPSITAVLGPHIEKNDAVFACPDDPKYFPTERVSYEYPIRRLAGKTRDQVRKRRTGALRPSSEIILMYDYEAVHGERGTVGSRNAIFLDGHVERY
- a CDS encoding PQQ-binding-like beta-propeller repeat protein, with amino-acid sequence MSSYGTAQDWTQFRGPHGNGVAESATPPLEWGPEQRLKWKAKIPGVGWSQPIVAGNRVFLTTAVSDAQDKPSPDKNGPGISGFNFGGGDASKSAGGLFDLEPPDALYRWQVLCLEANTGEVTWTQTAREGRPTIHIHPNNTYASETPVTDGERVIALFGMTGVYCYNLDGKPLWNQELAAYPTQFGWGTGGSPLLWEDRLFVLCDNDQESFLAALDKRTGDELWRVARDEKSNWSTPYLWKNRVRSELVTAGGGMMRSYDPLTGELLWEMKGQGRTSITPVGSEELLYVDSADRLMGVRGRIHAIRAGAKGDISLTRKEDSSEFVAWSAKLSASHMASPLLLDSRLYVLEQSAIVHCYDAATGEELERQRLPGASGFVASPVAAAGKIYCLDQEGKTLVLQPGATLQVLATNKLDEMCWSTPAVVGNRLLLRGVEHLYCVGE